In Phycisphaerales bacterium, the sequence TTGATGAAGCAGGGCGGACGGGTCTTGGCGCGCCAGGCGCGTGCGCTCCCGTCGCTCACGAGGAAGTACCCCAGTTCGCCATTGGCCGACTCCTGACACGAATAGCACTCGGCGATCGGGGGCGTCCACCCGCGGTTGGTCATGATGAGTTCGAAGTGCTGGATCAGCCCCTCGATCGAGCCATAGACCTCGCGCTTGGGGGGCTTGGTCATCTTGCCATCGGCGAAGGCGTCCACAGGCCCCGCGGGGATCTTGTCGATCAACTGCTCGATGATCGCGAGGCTCTGCTTCATCTCCTCGACGCGGACGAGGTACCGCGTGTAGGCGTCGCCCACGTCGGCGATGGGGACCTTGAACTTGACGGCCTCGGCGCCCTGCCCGTCCCAGTTGTCGGCGTAGCAGAGATACGGCTCGTCCTTGCGGATGTCGCGCTTCACGCCGCTCGCCCTGGCCATGGGTCCGGTGAGCGACCAGTCCATCGCGTCCTGCTTGGTGATGACGCCGATGCCCTGCGTGCGGTCCATGAAGATGCGGTTGCGGTTGAGGAGGGTCTCGAGGTCCTTGATGGCGCCGGGAACCTCGACGCGGATGAGGGCCTTGACCAGGCGCTTGAAGGTCTCCTCGTCGGGCAGGTCCTGCATCAGGCCGCCGACGCGGGTCCAGTCGGGGTGGAAGCGCTGCCCGGAGACATAGTCGCAGAGGTCATAGATCTTCTCGCGGACGTTGAAGGCGTAGATGAAGCCGGTGAAAGCGTTGAGGTCGAGGCCCGCCGCCCCGACGCAGAGGAGGTGGTTCTGGATGCGGGCGACCTCCGCCATGATCGTGCGGAGGACCTTGCAGCGTGGCGTGATCTCGATGTCGAACAACTTCTCGACCGCCCCGTGCCACGCGATGTCGTTGGCGATCGGGGAGAGGTAGTCCATGCGGCTGACGATGGTGACGTACTGGTTGTAGTCGAGGTGCTCGGCGAGTTTCTCGAACCCGCTGTGGAGGTAGCCGATGTGGGGCGTGACGCGGGCGATGCGCTCGCCATCGAGTTCCATGACGAGGCGCAGCGTCGTGTGCGTCGCGGGGTGCTGGGGCCCGAAGTTCAGGACCCAGCGGTCGCCGGTGTCCACGTGCTCCTTGAGATAGGGCGTGGTGTCGGTGTCGACTCCGAGGGCGTCTTCGGGCTTGATGGTGAAGGGCATGAGTTCCTCACAACGGACGGTCAATCGGCCGGGCATCCGTGGACTCCCGGCAAAGTCCGCCATGATAGCGCGATCCCGGTGTCACCCCAAACACACACCCGACGGGAAATCCTCACACGATCTGAACGCACCTCGAAGTGTGAAGTGATCAGGAACTTCTAGAGTGTGGGTGAACATTCTGGAGTTGAACCGTGAAGTCCGACCCGCTCTCGCTTAGCCGTCGCTCGTTCCTGCTCCAGGCCGCCGCCACTCCTCTGGCGTTCTCGGCATTGAGCCTGCTGCTCACCCGCACGGGCTTCGCGTCCGGGCCCACGCCGGCTCCCTTCGGGCCGATCAAGCGCGACCCGCATCGCCTTCTCGACCTCCCCGAGGGGTTCACCTACACGGTGCTCATCCGCAACGGCGACACGATGACCGATGGACTCTTCTCGCCGGGACAGCCCGATGGCATGGCCGCCTTCGGGAGCGGACCCGGAAAGACCACGCTCATCCGCAACCACGAGATCATCGAGAACGAGGGCATGAGCGCCTTCGGCAAGAAGGCCGAGAGGCTCGATCGCGTCGATTTCTCGCGCGTATACGACCGCGGCAAGGAGATCCCTCCCTTCGGCGGCACGACGACACTCATCTACAACCACGAGACCGACTCCCTCGAGGCGTCCTTTATGAGCCTCGCGGGCACGTGCTACAACTGCGCGGGCGGGCCCACACCCTGGAACTCATGGCTCTCGTGCGAGGAGGACGTCACGCGCGCAGGCGGGTCGTTCCAGCGCGACCACGGCTACGTCTTTGAGGTGCCCGTCACGTCCTCGCCAGGTCTCGTTTATCCAAAGCCTATCACCGCGATGGGACGCTTCCGCCACGAGGCGACCGCGGTCGATCCAAACTCCGGTGTCGTCTATCTCACCGAGGACCGCCCCGATGGCATCCTCTATCGCTATATCCCCACCGTCCCGGGCAAACTCCACGAGGGCGGACGCTTCCAGGTGCTGCGAGTGAAAGGCCGCCCCTCCTGTGACACGCGCAACTGGGAGTCGCGATCGATCAAACTCAACGAACGCATGGATGTCGAGTGGTTCGATATCGACGGCATCGACTCGCCCGCCGACGATCTTCGCTATCGCGGCTATGACCGCGGTGCCGCCCGCTTCGCCCGCAACGAGGGAATGTGGTACGGCAACGACGGGGTCTACTTCGCCTCGACCAACGGCGGCCCCGCGCTCGCCGGGCAGATCTGGCGGTATGTCCCCAGCCCCCACGAGGGAACGCCCCAGGAGAAGGACGCCCCCGCGACGCTCACGCTCTTTGTCGAGTCGCCCGAGGCCTCGATCATGAACATGTGCGACAATATCTGCGTCGCGCCCTGGGGCGACCTCTTCGTCTGCGAGGATGGCACCGACGTCAATCGCGTGTTGCAGGTCACGCGCGAGGGCGAGGTCCACGTCTTTGCACGCAACGCGCTCAGCAAGTCCGAGTTCTGCGGCGGGTGCTTCTCGCCCGACGGGAGCGTCTTCTTCGTCAACAGTCAGGCCGACGGCGCCACCTACGCCATCAAGGGTCCATGGCAACGCTCGAACGCGAGCGTGTCGCGGTAGGAGTCCGTACGGACTATCAGTTTGACCCGGCGCGACGCCGTAACAAAGCGTTTGCGTTTGTGTGAACGTATCTTGACAGTTAGGCAGTGTTTCGGGACACTGGCGGCACACTGATGTGAGTTGACTATGTCCTACGACAGGATCGCTGGTCTGGGGTCTCGATCCACAGGGATATTGGCGGTGCTGCTTGCGTCGATATCGCTCACGCCGGCGTCACACGCGCAGTGTGTGGCGGTCCTCCCGCCCCTCACAACTCAGGGCGACGCCCCGCCGTTCGTCTCCAGTCCACGCTCGTTCGTGTGGGACTCACTGCGTCAACGCGGCGTCGTCATCGCGAACTCCGGCGAGACCTGGTCGTGGAACGGCACCCGATTCGAGCGCCTTGCGGCCGCCTTCTCGTCCTTCACCAACGCGGCCCACATCAACTGTGCGTACGACGAACTCCGCGATCGCATCGTCGCCTTCGGTGGCCGAAAGAACTCGACCGACGACGCCTCCACGTATGAGTTTGATGGCGTGACATGGTCGCAGGTCGCCACGACCGGGCCTGCGCCGCGTGGCGGGCACGCGATGATCTATGACCCATCTCGTCATTCGGTCCTGCTCATGGGCGGATTTCCGTATGCCGAGACCTGCAACAACTACTTCGCCGACACGTGGGCTTGGGATGGGTCGCAGTGGGTCCAACTCGCCGACGCGAACAACAGCCCGGGCGCTCGCGGCGACGCGACCATCGCCTTCGACTGGATTCGAGGCGTCACGGTGCTCTTTGGCGGCTATCGACGCTGCACCGGCAACCTCGAGGACACCTGGGAGTTCAACGGCACAACCTGGACCAATCGCTCGCCGACGCCCCAACCCCAGACACGGCCACCCGCGTCGCCTCTCGCCGCGATGTATTACAACTTTGCCCGGTCCCGCGTCGAGATGGTCTCGCGCCAGTTCAGCACCACACAACTCTGGTGGTGGAGCGGTTCGGGCTGGAACCTCGTTCCGTTCACCGGTTCGCAGCCCCAGATCTCCAGCCTGGGCTACGCGGGCATCGCGTTCGACCCGGGCCGTGTCCAGACGAACATCCTTTTGAACGGCACAGACTTCCATCGATTCGGTGATGGTCGACCAGTTGTCACGCTCAACTGCCCCAGCGACTATGTGGCCCGCGTCGGCGGTCAACTCCCACAACCCTGGTTCCGTGTCACCCAGACGAGCGTTGTCTCGCCCGTGTCGTACCAGTGGTTCCACGATGGCGTGCCCGTCACGATACGATTCGGAGGCGCTACCTCGCCCTCCATGTTCCCGCCTTCGGCGCTGCTCGCGTCGGATTTCGGCGACTACACCTGTGTCGCGACAAACTCGTGCGGCTCGACGACCAGCCCGACCATCACGCTTCGCGTCGCCTGTCCCGCAGACTTTGTCGACGCCTCAACCGGTTCGCCCTTCACCGTCGATGACGCGGTGACGATCGATGACCTCCTCTTCTATCTCGACCGGTTCAACGCCGGGAACACCGTCGCCGACCTCGACGACGGCAGCGGCGACGGCGTCCCGGATGGGGCCGTCACCATCGACGATCTGTTGTACTACCTTGCCCACTTCTCGGCCGGGTGCTGATTGGCCTCCTCTGTGCGGGGACAGAGGTGTGGCACCCGTCTGCTCCTCTCGTGAAAGACCGGCGGTACAGCCATTCGCGTCGAGCATGGGCGTGGCTCCCGCTATCATCCGGCGACTCGCCCGGTCGGCGCCATGGTGTTGCGCCCGCCCGTATTGGTCTGTCACTTCGAGCCGTGCCCATCAGGAATCGCCATGCCCCACATCATCGCCGAGCCTTGCATCGCGACGAAGGACACCTCGTGTGTCGAGGTCTGCCCGGTGGATTGCATCCACCCGACGAAGAACGAGCCCGACTTCGCGTCCGCGACGCAGTTATACATCGACCCCGACACCTGCATCGACTGTGGCCTGTGCGTGGACGAGTGCCCCGTCAAGGCGATCTTTCCGCAAGAGGACCTTCCCAGCGAGTGGAACAAGTATGTCCAGGTGAACCTGGACTACTACAAGAGCAAGGGCTGAGCGAGTTTCCGTGGGTTCGGGATGCGGGCGTGTTGTCCTGAAGGCCCGTCAGGGTGTGCTCGTGGGAATGCCCTTGCTCGTTTCGGACTTCACCATCATCGCGTCGGTCACGTCGAGCGTGAGTTCGACGTCCCACGACATGTCGTCGGTGGTCCCCGGCGCTTTGTCCGGTCCCGCGGAGGCGAGGGTGTACTCCCAATCCTTGGGCTTGTTGGACTTGACCGTGTAGATGAACTCGGTGCCCCACGGGTCCTTGAGCGTCTTGGAATCGACGGACAGCTCCGAAAGCGCCGCAGGCAGGGACTTCTTGTCCTCGACGTGCAGCATGATCTGGGAGCGCAGTTCTAGAAGTTGAGAAACGGCGGCCTCGGGCCCGGGGAGAGAAGGCGTGTTGGGCGTGAGCAGCATGACGCCCCAGATCGCCACGAGTGCGAGGGCGATGACACCCAGGACATACGCCTTCCAGTCGAGCCATTCAGGTTTGTTTGACGGAGCGGAGCGAGTGGCCTGCGAGGCTCCCATGTCGACACGATTACCCATAGGGGAGCATGGTAGCGACATTGGGCAGGTCGAGCGAATACCTCCCGAACGTGCCCCGACATGCGGTTGGGAGGAGGGGATTAGGCCGCGTTGGACTTGCGACGCTCGGCCCAACGGTCCGGTCGCACGGCCGAAGGCGCGTCCGACGGCTCTCGCCAGTCTTCGGCCCTGCCGAACGTGATCTCGCTGGGCATGGTCTTGCGATAGCCCAAGAGGCGGATGACCTCGAGGACGTCCGTCCAGGTCGGGAAACTCTTGGCGTTAGCCTTCTTGAACTCGTCGATCGCCACCAGGAACAGGAACTGCTCTTTGGTCATCTCGCCTTCTTCGGCGGACCTTGTGAAGTCGCTCAGGCGTCGCCCCGGGCCTCGGCGGCGATCGAAGTCGGTATTCGTGCCCGTGCCCAGGAGTCGGCGATCCAGCCCGGTCCGGCGATCAATGACCGTACCAGATCCCGTGCTCGGCTCTGGACTCTGTGCGGGGGCCTGCGCGGGTTGGGCGTCGGGCTTGGACTTTGAGCGATTCTGACGCGGCATGGGTCGACTCCAGGCCGTCGTTTGACGATGCCCCGTTTCGTCGTCCCGCCGCCTCTCATCCGATTGAGGGGTGCAAGGACGATACCGAGGCAAAGACGGCACTAGAAGTCATCGTCGTCTTCGTCGTCGCCGTCCACGTCTTCGCTGTCATCTTCTTCTTCCTCGTCGTCCTCGAGGAAATCGTCGTCTTCTTCCTCAAACTCGTCATCGTCGTCAAACTCGTCACCATCGAACGAGTCGTCATCCTCGTCGTCGTCTTCGTCCTCGTCGTACATCACGGGGTCAAGCCACAACCGGTCGCTCGTGTCGAGTTCGCCGTCCTCGAGCACCGCGGTCGCACCACCCCCGAACGAGGTTCCACCCAAGATCATCGTGTCGTTGACGTTCCCTGCCATGACTCCGCTCCCACTATCGATGCCCAACGAGAAGCCCCCAATACCCCCCTGTGATGAACCCCTATGTTGTCCCCAAGATAGGCCGGCGCTCGTCCACGTGCGCGGCGGCACGTCGCGAGTCCGGTGCGCTCGACTCGACCCAGTCGTGGCGCCCAAGGCGACCAACTCCCAAGTCGGGTTGAACAGGCCGTAGAGTACAAAGTCGGGCGTGGGTGTCAACTGTCTGGTGGACCAAAAAGTCACGCCGATCTGATCGGTCTCGGCGTGCCCGGGTTGGGTCCGCTACCGTACAGCCCGTTGGCACCGGGGTTGCCCCAGGGTTGGGCGAGGCTTCCCACGATGGATTTTTGCCTCCGCCGATGGTTTGCGACCGCCGCCCGTTGACACGATGAGCGATTCCAGTTCCACCATTCGACCTCTGGCCGGGCTAGCCGCCATCGCCTTTCCCGGCGCGGGGCACGTGCTCCTGGGCGACGTCAAGCGGGGCCTGTGGATCGCCGCGGGCATCCTGGGCATGTTCTTTGGCGGAATCTTCATCGGCGGGATCGACGTTGTTGATTCCAAAGAGGACCTCCCGTGGTTCTTCGGGCAGGCGCTGGTCGGCCCCATCGCCTTCGGCGTCGATTCCATCCACCAGAACCATTTCAAAGTCCGCGAGGTCACGCCCCGGGGCACGATCATCCGCTCGGCCAACCCCAACGAGGGGCGCGACCCCAAGACGGGGGCCCCGGCCCTTGGCGGCACGCCCCCCAACATCAAGTCCATGGGCAAGATGAACGAGATGGGCACGCTCTTCGCCACCATCGCCGGAATGATCAACCTCATCGCGATCATCGATGCGGCGTGGCCGGATCGTCGGCGGCTGGAGCAGATCGAGCGTGAGCGCGCCGGGGGAAAGGCGTGAACACGCTCCTCGCCGCCACTCTCGCGTATCGCCCGTTCATCGATCCGATCTCGCTGAACGAGTACTGGATGTGGTTTCTCATCCCCCTCGCGCTGGGGATCGCGGTCTCCTACAAGGCGATCCGCGTCGAGACGACGCGCGAGATTCCCCGGGCCGCGATCGTCCTGGCGACGCAGATCGTTGTGGGGGTCGCGCTCCTGGGACTGGGGTGCTATCTGCTGATCGTGCACGTCCTGCCGCGCATTGTCCCGATGTGATCGAGATGCGCGTCGGAGTGAGGGCGCGAGAGGTGGGGCAGCTCACTCCGTCTCGCCGGCGAGTTCGATGCCACGCTTCACCAGCGCGAAGAGGCGTTCCTCGTCGAGGGGTTGCTCGAGGCTGTTCCACGTGGCCGTGACCACGAAGAGTCGATCGTCCTTTCGCGTGAGCAGGAAGTTCATGCTCAGGACGCCCGGCTCGCTCCCGCCCTTGTACGCGATCTCCTTCCATGTTCCCTTGTCGAGCATCAGACCCGGATTCTTCCGGAGGACCCGTCGCATCGGCTCGTTGCGGTCGTCCAACTCCAGGCGATGAAGGTCGGCCAGCGTCCTGGCGAGTTCACGGGCCGAGGCGAACCACTCCAGCGAGTCCACAAAGCGCGGCGTCGTCCACCCCATGATCTGCGACTTGATTGGGTCGGCGCTCGTCACCGCACCCGTGGTCTCCGAGGCGTCCATCGGGCCGGCGAGCATCGCCGCCTGCTCGGCCTCGCTCGCGCCGATGTACCTGGGCGCCAGGAAGGCCTCGGGATCGTCGTCGGGCGACTCGGGCAGGGGCGCGAGTTTCAGTTTGAACATCTCCATCGTCGAGAGGAACGGAAGCGTTCGTGTCGGATCGTCGGAGAACCGGCTGAAATACGCCGCACAGCGGCCGCGCCCGACACGATGGATCAGGTGGTCGGTCGCGGTGTTGTCGCTGATGGAGATCATCTTCATCGCGAAGTGCTCGAGCGGGTGCTCGCTTCCCGCGGCTTCGTTCTGCATCGTCCCCGAGGGCAGGCTCTTGAACGCGTCGTCGATCGCCATGGTCTCGTCCCACGTGCGTTTTCCTGCGATCACGTCCTCGGCGATCGCGCCCAGCACCCACAGTTTGAAGGCCGAGCCGACGGCGAGCCGCTTGTCGTCATAGATCTGATGGATCGGCTTGAGGCGGAACGTGGGCAGAGGCTTGGCGGACTTCTCGGCGTCCGTCTCGGCGTCCTTGGGTTCGTTCTCGTTCCTGGCGCCCGTGTTCCTGGGCCACTCGGGG encodes:
- a CDS encoding type II secretion system protein GspG codes for the protein MGNRVDMGASQATRSAPSNKPEWLDWKAYVLGVIALALVAIWGVMLLTPNTPSLPGPEAAVSQLLELRSQIMLHVEDKKSLPAALSELSVDSKTLKDPWGTEFIYTVKSNKPKDWEYTLASAGPDKAPGTTDDMSWDVELTLDVTDAMMVKSETSKGIPTSTP
- a CDS encoding ferredoxin family protein produces the protein MPHIIAEPCIATKDTSCVEVCPVDCIHPTKNEPDFASATQLYIDPDTCIDCGLCVDECPVKAIFPQEDLPSEWNKYVQVNLDYYKSKG
- a CDS encoding serine hydrolase gives rise to the protein MIHQYTRTFCPASLAALLVAILGCMVWPSGALAQDEDGEMDFAHAPAVATPDTPVGRQLEWVMGLLNGSHALPIANAEEHFHEVFLKQVPPAKLNKALADIRESAFGGSKIDLIQVQQDGEGDFALTGLVRGGKESTRVLSVFIAIHEDDKRIVGLRFDRAGYDFGNVGDWDAYRGTMGKRPGLLSFGAYELIEQVPEWPRNTGARNENEPKDAETDAEKSAKPLPTFRLKPIHQIYDDKRLAVGSAFKLWVLGAIAEDVIAGKRTWDETMAIDDAFKSLPSGTMQNEAAGSEHPLEHFAMKMISISDNTATDHLIHRVGRGRCAAYFSRFSDDPTRTLPFLSTMEMFKLKLAPLPESPDDDPEAFLAPRYIGASEAEQAAMLAGPMDASETTGAVTSADPIKSQIMGWTTPRFVDSLEWFASARELARTLADLHRLELDDRNEPMRRVLRKNPGLMLDKGTWKEIAYKGGSEPGVLSMNFLLTRKDDRLFVVTATWNSLEQPLDEERLFALVKRGIELAGETE
- a CDS encoding immunoglobulin domain-containing protein, whose product is MSYDRIAGLGSRSTGILAVLLASISLTPASHAQCVAVLPPLTTQGDAPPFVSSPRSFVWDSLRQRGVVIANSGETWSWNGTRFERLAAAFSSFTNAAHINCAYDELRDRIVAFGGRKNSTDDASTYEFDGVTWSQVATTGPAPRGGHAMIYDPSRHSVLLMGGFPYAETCNNYFADTWAWDGSQWVQLADANNSPGARGDATIAFDWIRGVTVLFGGYRRCTGNLEDTWEFNGTTWTNRSPTPQPQTRPPASPLAAMYYNFARSRVEMVSRQFSTTQLWWWSGSGWNLVPFTGSQPQISSLGYAGIAFDPGRVQTNILLNGTDFHRFGDGRPVVTLNCPSDYVARVGGQLPQPWFRVTQTSVVSPVSYQWFHDGVPVTIRFGGATSPSMFPPSALLASDFGDYTCVATNSCGSTTSPTITLRVACPADFVDASTGSPFTVDDAVTIDDLLFYLDRFNAGNTVADLDDGSGDGVPDGAVTIDDLLYYLAHFSAGC
- a CDS encoding DUF839 domain-containing protein, with protein sequence MKSDPLSLSRRSFLLQAAATPLAFSALSLLLTRTGFASGPTPAPFGPIKRDPHRLLDLPEGFTYTVLIRNGDTMTDGLFSPGQPDGMAAFGSGPGKTTLIRNHEIIENEGMSAFGKKAERLDRVDFSRVYDRGKEIPPFGGTTTLIYNHETDSLEASFMSLAGTCYNCAGGPTPWNSWLSCEEDVTRAGGSFQRDHGYVFEVPVTSSPGLVYPKPITAMGRFRHEATAVDPNSGVVYLTEDRPDGILYRYIPTVPGKLHEGGRFQVLRVKGRPSCDTRNWESRSIKLNERMDVEWFDIDGIDSPADDLRYRGYDRGAARFARNEGMWYGNDGVYFASTNGGPALAGQIWRYVPSPHEGTPQEKDAPATLTLFVESPEASIMNMCDNICVAPWGDLFVCEDGTDVNRVLQVTREGEVHVFARNALSKSEFCGGCFSPDGSVFFVNSQADGATYAIKGPWQRSNASVSR
- a CDS encoding NADH-quinone oxidoreductase subunit D is translated as MPFTIKPEDALGVDTDTTPYLKEHVDTGDRWVLNFGPQHPATHTTLRLVMELDGERIARVTPHIGYLHSGFEKLAEHLDYNQYVTIVSRMDYLSPIANDIAWHGAVEKLFDIEITPRCKVLRTIMAEVARIQNHLLCVGAAGLDLNAFTGFIYAFNVREKIYDLCDYVSGQRFHPDWTRVGGLMQDLPDEETFKRLVKALIRVEVPGAIKDLETLLNRNRIFMDRTQGIGVITKQDAMDWSLTGPMARASGVKRDIRKDEPYLCYADNWDGQGAEAVKFKVPIADVGDAYTRYLVRVEEMKQSLAIIEQLIDKIPAGPVDAFADGKMTKPPKREVYGSIEGLIQHFELIMTNRGWTPPIAECYSCQESANGELGYFLVSDGSARAWRAKTRPPCFINYSIVSKITEGHLLSDIVAIIGSINVVAAELDR